In Runella sp. SP2, the genomic window ATAGCCAATAATAGCTTCCCAAGGGGCTCCAGTGGAGAGGTTTACTCTTTGTGACATTCGTTTATGTATGATTGATGGGTAAAAAAATTACTCGTTTTTAGCGCCACCCTGCTGACCTGCTTTTGGCGGCTGGGCCTGCTGGGCTTCACGCATTGGGTTAGAGCCTCCACGTTGGAAACCACCCCCTTTGAATAGTTGGAAACGCGTTGGTTGCGTTGGCTGACGTGGGAAGCTGTTGCTCTCTTCGTCGATGTCGGCAATTTCACGGAATGGGTCTAACGTCCACTGAACCACTTTCTTTTTCGTGGTAATAACTTTCGACACTTGTTGGTCGTTCAAACGCCAGATTTCCGCTGGGAAGCGCGCTACCGAATCCGTGCCGTCTTCAAACTGCATTTTTACAATCACGGGCATTGGCAAACCTCCTTTGTTTTTCACTTTCAAGGTATAGAAATTCATCCCTGATTCGACCAATTTGCGCTCATCGGGTGTTAAGCTTGCCAAGTACGTTTCGTATTTCTTTTTATCAGCGTCCGTCACTTTGTAAGGGTCGTACGAGTTGTAGAAATCCTTCATGTCAGGATTTTTCTCTACCACTGACTCCTTGATGAAGTCCTTATCGCGCTGACGAGCAATTGTTTCCCGCTTACTGTTGGCTACTGCTCGCTGTTCCGCTTTGGTGATTTCAGGGTTTTGCGTGTCAAGGGCAAACCATTCTACTTCTACCAAATCTTGGTCAACGGGCTCAGTGCCGTAGAACCAGCCTTTCCAAAACCAATCTAAATCCACGCCCGAAGCATCTTCCATTGTACGGAAGAAATCGGCAGGAGTTGGGTGTTTAAACTTCCAGCGGTTGGCGTATTCTTTGAACGCATAATCGAACAATTCACGTCCCATAATTGTCTCGCGCAAAATATTCAAACCAGTCGCAGGTTTGGTGTAGGCATTTGGACCAAAGCCCATGATGTTATCAGAACTCGACATGATAGGTACCTGTTTGCTTTGCTCGGTACGCATGTATTCGGTGATATTTTGAGGCTCAGCCACGTCTCCACCGAGGTTACGATCCCATTCTTTGGTAGTTAAATACTCCATGAACGAGTTTAAGCCTTCGTCCATCCACGACCATTGGCGCTCGTCAGAGTTCACAATCATTGGAAACCAGTTGTGCCCTACTTCGTGGATAACCACCTGAATCAAAAAGTTTTTGATTCCTTCCGAATATGTTCCGTCAGCATCGGGTCGAGCTCCGTTGAATGAAATCATCGGGTATTCCATCCCTCCCACGGGGCCGTGTACCGACTGCGCAACTGGATATGGATAGTCGAAGGTGAATTTTGAGTACGTTTTTACCGTATGCGCCACCAACATGGTTGAATATTGTCCCCAAAGCGGATTGGCTTCTTTAGGGTAAAACGACATGGCCAATACTTTTTTGCCGTTGAGTTCTACGTTCATGGCATCCCAGATGAACTTACGGCTACTAGCAAAAGCAAAATCACGGACGTTGTCGGCTTTGAATACCCAGGTCTTTTTACCATTAGGTTTGTTGGCTTCGTTTTTAGTTGCTTCGTCTTGGCTGACAACCAAAACGGGCTTATCGAACGTGGTGCGCGCTTTTTCTAAGCGCTTCAATTGCTCCGATGAAAGAATTTGCGAAGCGTTTTGAAGCTCACCACTCGCACCTACGATGTGGTCGTTAGGGACAGTAATCGCTACTTTATAATTTCCGAATGGCAAGGTAAACTCGCCTTGACCCAAAAACTGCTTGTTTTGCCAGCCGTTTACGTCGTCATACACGCAAGCACGCGGGAACCACTGAGCGATTTCGTAAATGAAGTTGCCATCTTTGGCAAAAAACTCAGCGCCACCGCGAGCACCTTGGGCAAAGCGAAAATCGGTGATGTTGAAGTTCCAATCAATCTGAAAACTGACCGATTGACCCGAACGAATAGGAGCGTTAAGGTCGATACGCATCATGGTTTCATTGATGCGATAACGGAGGGCCTGCCCCGTTTTAGGATCTTTCACCGCCGTAATTTTATGACCGTAATCCTTGTCAATCATCGAACGGGTCATGGACGTAGCAGGCATTCCTTTTTCGTTGATAGAGCTCGTCCGCGTCTGATTGGCCATGGAGTTTTTGGCAAAAAGGTTCTGGTCAAGCTGAATCCACAAATAACGTAGCTCATCGGGTGAGTTGTTGAAATATGTTACTACTTCTGAGCCCGTAAGGCGTTGTTTTTCATCGTCGATTTCGGCTTTGATGTCATAATCAACGCGGTTTTGCCAATATTCCTTTCCTGGCGCTCCCGATGCGGTGCGGTAGGTGTTGGGAGTTGGCAGGGAAGTTCCCATTTGTTCAAAACGGGAATTGGCGTGGTAGTTGGCGGCGGGGGGTTGTGCGATAAGCGGCGAAAGTGCACCAAATAGGTAGCACAATAGCAGGACAAAAAACTTATTCATTGGGGTTTGTTGATTGAGTTAAGTCGGTTAATGATTTCTCTTTCTGAAATGGATGATTGTTCACTTTTGTCGTAAATGCTTAGTAAATAAACAGTTTCGTCGATGATTTTAGCATACGTTATTACTCGCGCACCTGCGCTTTTACCCTTGTTTTTGGATTTGATCGGAATACGAATCTTATAGCAGTCCTTACCAATAGCAGTGCCTTGAAGAGGGTTTTCTTCCAGTGTTTCTATCAGGGATAAATAATCGTACTTTAAAGAATGATATTTTTTAGACAAGCGTTTAAGCTCCTTTTCAAAGTCTTGAACGGCTATAATTTTAAAGCTCATCGAAAAGTTCTCTAGCTGTTTTTAACTTAATCTTCCCTTGAGCGTGAAGTTCTGCTTGGCGGAAAGACCGTTCGAGGCTATCCAAAAACTCCTCTTTGGTAGGTGGTTGGTCGCTGTCATCATCTTCTATTTTTACTTTTGCTTTGACGGCCTTGGCCATTTCTAAAAACAAATTTCGATGACGCTCTTTCGTTTCTATAATGATTCGCATGACTTGAGCTGTTTACTGACCAAAAGTATGAAAATATTTTTTACCTCGGTAATGTCTTGTACAACACAAAACCAATTGCGGCAAAAATGATATTAGGCAGCCATACCGCCACGATAGCAGGAATAGTACCGGATTCGGCAATCCCTTTGGCCAACATAAAAAACAACAGATAGACGAAGGCCAATATAAACCCAAACGCAATTTGCAACCCTGAACCACGGCGGCTTTTTCGGGCCGATACAACTACTCCGATGATGGTCAGGATGATAAAGGCAAAGGGGTGCGTAAAGCGGGTGTATTTTTCGAGCAAATAAGTCTCGACCCCGTCGGCTCCGCGAAGTTTTAGCAAATCAATATAGTCATTGAGTTGTGTTAGCGTTAGCTCTTCGAAACGATTTTTATCATTTTCAAAGTCTTTGGGACTGAGGTTCAGCGTGGTGTCAATTTGTGTCCCTTTGGTGATGGTTTCGGTCAGGCCGTCGATTTTCCGAATTCGATAATCGTAAACCGTCCATTTTTTCTTTTTAGGCTCCCAAACGATGCGGTCAGAAGTAAGTTTTTCTTTCAGTTGATTGCCTTCGATGCGTTCTAGTGTAAACTTATATCCCGTTAGCGAAGCGTTGTTGTAACTCTCAAGGTAAGCATACAGTTTAGGAGCTACTTTAATGTGGAAGTTGCGCTGATTGAAATAATATTGGTCTTCGATGTATTTGTATTCAAACCCCAATCGGATTTTGTTAGCTCTAGGAATGACCCAGCCTACCATGTAAAACGTAAACAAAGCCAACATGGCCGAACCAATAAAATAAGGAACCAACATCCTTAGAAAACTTACCCCGCTACTAAAAATGGCAATGATTTCGGTGCGAGCTGCCATCCGAGCCGTAAAGAAAACGGTGGCAATAAATACCAACAGTGGGCTAAGGTAGTTGGCGTAGTAAGGAATCAGATTGGCGTAATAGTCAAACAGAATCTCGCTCGCAGGCGGGTTGAACTTACGGAAGTTGTCGATTTTTTCGGTGAAGTCAATCACGCAGATAATAAGCAACGTGATGAGCACCGTAAAAACGTAAGTAATGAGAAAGTTTTTAAGAATATAACGGTCTAATAGTTTCATGATTTATAATCAGAGTACATTTGATAGCTTTCTAAAAAAGCATTTAAGAGGTTCTCCCGTTCGGTGTTATTTCTATGGATTAGAACAGCTCCTAAAATAACAACATCGTCTAATGAAAACGAAAAATCGTACTTTTCGAGGTCAGTAGTACGGAATTTTATAAACCATTTATCAAAGACTCTTTTTCGTGCAAACTGTTTTTTATCGATACTCTCGCAAACATAAATCAGCACATTTTGATGATTTTCGAAGAAATTGGATAAAAAATATAAAATCGTCGAAGGGACTCTTGCGTCAACAGGCAGTTCTTTGAAACTAAATTCTAACAATTTTGCGACCCTTTTTGTTAATGATAGATGTGTTACCTTTACTCAATTCTTGATGAATTTCGTTTTTATCACTCATCATTTTTCGTACAGTTTCTTCTAAACTGCTTCCTTTAGGAATATTGATTTTGATTTCCATGGTGCTTGCAGTTGTATAAATCTTTGATTCTATTTACTAAACCATGCTGACTACTATTTAGCAAGTGTGGTTTTCTTGTTTTACACAAAGCTACTAAAATAATAAAACCGCTCGTAATCAACGAGCGGTTTTTAGATTATTTAACGCTTAAACTTCGAAAGTCCAGAATCGAGAAATTGCACAAATTCTTCGGTGCTTGCGTAGCCAATGGGCTTGGTGAGTAGCTCACCTTCGGGGCTGATGACGCAGTAAAAGGGCTGAGCGTTGTTGTTAAATTTCGTAATTTGCAAATCCGCGTTTTTGTCACCGATGGTTGTTTTTTCGCGCTTATCGTAAGTTGATACAAACTGTTGTTCTTTAGGAAGTTCGGTTTTGTCATCCACGTAAAGCGAAGCAATCACAAACTCTTTCTTGAGGCGGTCCAGCACTTCGGGTTGCGGCCAAACGTTGGCTTCCATTTTGCGGCAGTTGGCGCAATTGAAACCTGTAAAATCAACAAATACAGGTTTGCCTGCGGCTTTGGCTTGGGCCAAGGCTTGTTCGTAATCAAAAAATCCTTCAAGGCCATGTGGTAAGTGAGGTTTGCTGCGGTCAAGTTTGGCCGTATTTCCCGTACTTGTTCCACCAACGGCGTTGGTCAAGAAAAAGTCTTGAGTTTGTTCAGGAGGCAACCAGCCCGACAATGCCCGAAGAGGCGCTCCAAACATCCCTGGAAGCATATATACTACGAAAGCGAAAGTCGAAGACGAAATCAATAAGCGCGGAATCGTTACTCCTTTTACAGGAGAGTCTTTGTCCATGCGAAGTTTACCAAGTACATAAAAACCAATGATGGTGAACAAAACAATCCAAATCGCGAGGAAAATTTCGCGGTCAAGCACATTCCAGCGGTAAGCTAAGTCAATGTTACTCAAAAACTTGAGTGCCAATGCAAACTCCAATAACCCAAATACCACCTTAAATTCGTTGAGCCATCCACCCGATTTGGGAAGGCTTTTCAAGAATTTCGGGAACATGGCTAAGCCCGTAAACACCACGGCGAAAGGCATTGAAAAAGCAATCATCCCAAGCACAGGACGCATCACTTCGTTGCCTTTGGAGGCCAAAATAAGGAGCGAACCTGCAATGGGTGCTGTACACGAAAACGAAACCACAACGAGTGTAAGGGCCATGAAGAAAATTCCGATAAGGCCGCCTTTATCGGCTTGTTTATCGACATTATTCACAAATGAACTTGGCAACACTATCTCAAATAGACCCAAAAACGACAAACCAAATAAGATAAATACCACAAAGAAAATGGCGTTGGGCGCCCAGTGGGTACTGATAAAGTTGGCGGCTTGTGCTCCTCCAATGCGTGATACTAAGAAACCCAGTAAGGTAAAAATAGAAACGATGGAAAGGCCATACAACAAAGCCTTGCCAGTGCCGTGCTCTTGTTTGGTAAAATAACTCACCGTCATCGGCATGATAGGATAAATACATGGCATGAAAATAGACGCCAAACCTCCCAAGAAACAAGCTAATAAGAAACTCCACAACGACTCTTCTTCGGCGGGTTCTGGGGTAGTTGTCGTTTCTGAAGATTCAGCAACTGCCCCAGACGTTGTTTCTGGAGCGGTAGTTGGTGTTGCGGCAACAGTATTGCTGTCTTTGGTGGGAGTTGCCGTAACTTGCTCGATTGGCTGGCCTGCTACGGGCTGAGTTGTAGTAGCGGCCGCAGCGTCGGCAGCTACTTTAATATCGGTAATTTTAAAATCAGCACTTCCCATGGTGCAGAGCCCATCGTTTTGGCAAGTTTGATAATCAACTGCTACTTCGATTTGCGGGTTGGCCTTGAGAATCTTTACTTTTTGTACAAAAGAACCCGTGCCTTCTGCGACGCTTGTATTGCCTCCCCAAACCTCTTCGTAAAAGTTGTGAAACCCAACGGGTTTTATTTTACCTACCAATTGATACGTATCATTGGGCTTGAACTTAAACTCAGTAGGATTTGGGCCATCCTTTACCTCAAATTCGGTCGAGTACAAATGCCAAGTGGGATCGATAGCCGCAATGAACTTAATTTCGACAACGTCTCCTACTTTTACCTCTTTTTTAGGCGATTCGACATTCCATTTTGCGTGATTTTGGACTTGCCCAAAGGTGGTGAGGGTCAAGAGTATTAAAAGAGCACTGATTACACTTTTCATAAAATACGTTATAGATAACGGTTTGTTTTACTTAATTTTTTGCAACGACTTGGCGTTTACCTTTCGTATAACTTCGTTTCGTTTAAACTTTACGCGCCAGACCGCCAAATGTGTGGCATCTTCCCCAAAACATTTGTGACAAATGCTACTTTGCAGCGAAACGGGCGCATTATATACCAGTACCGTGTCGCCTAACTTTTGAATATTTGGGATTTGCGAGAGTTTGTTTTCCGCATTATATACGTACGCATCAAGAACTTCTTTTTCTTTGGCCGACAATGCGGGGTTTTTGAGGTCTTTTGTACCTAAGAGGTTGATTTCTGCGGTATATAACTTTTCCAATGAGTCTATTTGTGGCAACTTTTGCAATTGGCAAAAAGCCACAGCATCTGAAGGGGATTTCGCTAGGGAGTTTTCGAGGTTTGCTTGTGCTTGTTTTACAATTCTTTGGCCCCAGTCATCCACAATAGTCACGACTTGTTGGGTCGTAACGCGTTTGATTTGCATACTTTTTACCTTCTCAACGGCTTCTTTGGAGCCATTGACACGCCTTTCCATATTGCAACTAACAAATAATAGACCAATGAACGCTACGAGCGTAAACGACGAGGGATAATTCACAAAGAGATGGATTTAGAATACAAAATTATCTTTATTCTGATGTAAAGCCAAAACGCCTCAGCAACTGGTTTGGTTCAGAAAAAAGCGTTACGAAAGCCGTATTTGTTGATAATATATGTATAAAGTGCAATTTCTTTTGGCCATTACCCCTGCACTACAAACAAGTATTTTGGAGCTGCTTGATATTTAAAATTACAACTATTTCTTCAAAACCTACTATTTTGGTAACGTTCCCGATAACGATTGCATAAAAAAATCCGTAAAAAGCCACCCTAAGTTTAATTATAACTTCCTATATTTCAATTAACAAGTCAACTACCCAAAAAGTACGTCTTTTAATGTTTCTTAAAAAAAGACAATTTTAAATAGGAAATAAGATGAACAGTGCTCTAATTTCAATTAATCCCTCTGATAAAGTACCTAAGTACAAGCAAATTGTGCAATCGGTGATGCGGGATATTGAAAGAGGGGTTTTGAAAAAAGGAGATCAGCTGCCGTCGATAAGCGAACTGAGTATTGAGTATTTGTTGGCTCGTGACACGGTAGAAAAAGCGTACCGCGAGCTGCGGGCGAAGGGGCTTATCACATCGGTACAAGGAAAAGGCTATTATGTGCAGTCGGATAGTGATAAGAAAATTAAAATACTTTTGATTTTCAATAAATTAAGCTCTTATAAGAAGATAATTTATTACTCATTCTTAAAAGCGCTTGGCGATACTGCGATTGTGGATTTGCAGGTACACCATTACAGTGCAAGTCGTTTCCAGGAAATCATTGAGCAAAATTTGGGTGCTTACAACTATTACGTGGTCATGCCGCATTTTACCCAAGACCTCGATAAAGCTGGTTATTTGGATACGTTGAAAAGCATTCCGAAGAATGAGCTGGTGTTGTTAGACCGAGATATTCCCGAACTGACTTCTAATCCACTGAGCATTTATCAGCGTTTTGATAAGGATATTTTTGAAGCGTTGGAAAATGCCAATGATTTGCTCTTGAAATACTCAAAAATAGCCCTGGTTTTTCCGTCGGACGGAAATTATCCCGTGGAAATTGTACAGGGCGTGAGAAATTTCTGCATCAATTACCATAAAAAATTTGAAGTAAAGGATACCATTAACGACGAAATACTGGAGACAAAAACGGCCTACATCGTCGTAGAAGAAAACGACTTGGCGGAGTTAGCCAAAAAAGTAAAACAGGCAGGATATACGCTCGGCAAAGAAATAGGTTTGATTTCGTTTAATGAAACGACACTCAAGGAGTTGCTAGGAATCACAGTCGTCAGTACCGATTTTGAGACGATGGGACGTACAGCAGCTTCGCTTTTGTTGAACAAACAACGAATAAAAGTAAAAAACCCATTTTACATGATTCGGAGAGGATCTTTGTGATGTGGAGAGGGTTGCTCACAACCCGACGGTTTCTGAGAGGGTCGAATATTGTGCTAAGGGTTGCTCACAACCCGCCTGAAAAGAGAATAAGAATTTTTACTGAGAGGAACAGATGGTTTTTAAACAGCCCGTAAAATTTTACGGGCTGTTTTTTTTATCTCCAATAGTAGCGCACTCAAAACAACATCTATTGATGAGCTAGTTGGTTTTTAAGCAGAAGGTGGGTATTATAACTTCACAACTTCGGTGCCTGCCAAGAGAAAACAGCCCAAGCCAAAGTCTTCGTAATCGGGTTGTTTGTCGTAGCTGAGAGGTTGGCCATCTTTGGGCTCTTTTCCCGTGCCTTGCACCCAGCCTAAAAAGCCGTTGGGATGGACACATTCTTTTAGCATGGCATTCATGGCCTTGGCAACGACGGGCTGGTACGTTTTCTTGTCCAAAAGACCAGTACGCATTCCCCACGCCATTCCATATACAAAAAGAGCCGTACCAGTAAGTTCTTTACCTCCAAAATCCGTTTCGTCGGTTAGGCTTACGTTCCAGTAGCCATCGGGGCGCTGGAGGGCAGACAGGGCTTTCATCATTTCGAGGTACGTTTTTTGGTATTCTTCGCGGTGAGGGGCGTTTTTGGGCATAATGTCGAGTACCCGTACCAAAGCTGCTACTACCCAGCCATTCCCGCGCGACCAATAGCAGTTTTTACCTGCGGGGGTTTTGTACGGTGGGTCAAAGTCCTTATCGCGCCACCAAAGCCCTTCGGCAGGGTTGTAAAGCCCCTTGTCGCCGTGCTGGTTTTTGGTGAACAAATACATATCGTACATTTTTTCGTAGTAGCGATTGTCGTCATAAATTACCCCCAACTTGGCAAAAACGGGCATCGCCATTTGCAGGGCATCCACCCACGACCAGTCATCTTTCTTTTCGCTGTTGACTAGGTTGTCCATGCAGGCTTTGATGTCGCGGATACGTTCCTCTTTTTTATCCATGAGGTAGAGGTCAATGTAGGTTTGTCCGCAGCATTGGTCATCGCCGTTGCGGGTAGTAATGCCATTCCGAAGTCCCCATTTATGGACTTCTCCCCACGAAATAGCATAGTCGAGGTACTGTTTTTGAGGGTCAATTTGGTAAAGCGCCATGAGTCCCTCGTAATAAACGCCACGGGTCCAGATATTGCTGGGGCGTGTACGGTCTTTTCCTACAATAGGTTTTCCCACATCCGACCATTTGTTCATAAAATACGCATTGGCCGAGGTCATGGCTTTTAAGAGGTCTTTCTTTTTGGGCAGTTTTTGGGCAAAAACAGCGGTTGTTACCCACAAACTACAGCAAATGATAGTTATATATTTCACGTTAATGGTTTGATTTTCATTGTATTGAAAAAAAGACTACTACTTCTTCTGTAGCAACTGTACCGAACTGTCGTTAATCTCAAATTGCTTGTTTTTCAGTAAATTAATTACTTCTGCCCCCGCCAAAATCACGGGGCCATAGCCGTGAGCAGCAAATGGACTGATGGGACGGTGATAATAAAAAGCGGGGTCAAAGCCCATACCTGTACCTACACACGTACCCTCTACCTGACCTTTTTCATTTACTTTGGTCGCGACGGCGTTCCAGCCTAGCAAGGCCATGGGAGCATACGCAAGGCCATCAATCCAGCCTTTGTTGATGGCGTGCGCGATGGCATAGGTATAAATAGCGGTCGCTGAAGTTTCTAAATAAGAATCTTCGCGGTCGAGCAATTGGTGCCAAAAACCAGAACCTGATTGGTACGATGCCAAGCCTTTGACGTGCGCTTTTAACAAGGCGATGATTTCAGGGCGGGCAGGATGGTTTTCTGGCAATACGTCGAGTACTTCTACTTTGGTAAGAAGCCCCCAGCCGTTGGCACGAGCCCAGTGGAATTGTGGATGCTCAGTCATGCCTTCTACCCAGCCGTGCATATATACGCCTTTTTCTTTATTGAACATTCGCTTTGCAAACTGCAAAATTTGCTTGGCGGCTTCGTCGTAGTATTTTTTGTCGCCTGTGAGTTTTCCCATTTGGGCTAAGGCAGGTACTCCCATAAACAAATCGTCGAGCCAAAGCGTGTTAGGTTGCGGGCGATTTCGAGCGAGTGTGCCGTCGCTGAGGCGGTGTTCTTTGGTTAAAATATAATTGATGTGATTGTCGATAAGTGGGCGTAGGTTAGACGTGTTTCCACCGCGCGTTGCTTTAATCATAGCCGCACACATGGCACCGCAATCGTCGAGG contains:
- a CDS encoding glycoside hydrolase family 105 protein, whose amino-acid sequence is MKPAIFRSLAASTLLAACFSITASAQRNVTNANDSNTPLHLLQPDYPVPYGISKANDIKGTLDRIHGYLNNVTPTAFVNSKTGETVSDLSKIDENTALQKGDFRLVSYEWGVTYGAMLLASQITGDGRYKEYVDRRLEFIANAAPYFKKTTEEHADWGTKGPLRGLLTPHALDDCGAMCAAMIKATRGGNTSNLRPLIDNHINYILTKEHRLSDGTLARNRPQPNTLWLDDLFMGVPALAQMGKLTGDKKYYDEAAKQILQFAKRMFNKEKGVYMHGWVEGMTEHPQFHWARANGWGLLTKVEVLDVLPENHPARPEIIALLKAHVKGLASYQSGSGFWHQLLDREDSYLETSATAIYTYAIAHAINKGWIDGLAYAPMALLGWNAVATKVNEKGQVEGTCVGTGMGFDPAFYYHRPISPFAAHGYGPVILAGAEVINLLKNKQFEINDSSVQLLQKK
- a CDS encoding DUF6169 family protein; this encodes MLEFSFKELPVDARVPSTILYFLSNFFENHQNVLIYVCESIDKKQFARKRVFDKWFIKFRTTDLEKYDFSFSLDDVVILGAVLIHRNNTERENLLNAFLESYQMYSDYKS
- a CDS encoding M1 family metallopeptidase, which translates into the protein MNKFFVLLLCYLFGALSPLIAQPPAANYHANSRFEQMGTSLPTPNTYRTASGAPGKEYWQNRVDYDIKAEIDDEKQRLTGSEVVTYFNNSPDELRYLWIQLDQNLFAKNSMANQTRTSSINEKGMPATSMTRSMIDKDYGHKITAVKDPKTGQALRYRINETMMRIDLNAPIRSGQSVSFQIDWNFNITDFRFAQGARGGAEFFAKDGNFIYEIAQWFPRACVYDDVNGWQNKQFLGQGEFTLPFGNYKVAITVPNDHIVGASGELQNASQILSSEQLKRLEKARTTFDKPVLVVSQDEATKNEANKPNGKKTWVFKADNVRDFAFASSRKFIWDAMNVELNGKKVLAMSFYPKEANPLWGQYSTMLVAHTVKTYSKFTFDYPYPVAQSVHGPVGGMEYPMISFNGARPDADGTYSEGIKNFLIQVVIHEVGHNWFPMIVNSDERQWSWMDEGLNSFMEYLTTKEWDRNLGGDVAEPQNITEYMRTEQSKQVPIMSSSDNIMGFGPNAYTKPATGLNILRETIMGRELFDYAFKEYANRWKFKHPTPADFFRTMEDASGVDLDWFWKGWFYGTEPVDQDLVEVEWFALDTQNPEITKAEQRAVANSKRETIARQRDKDFIKESVVEKNPDMKDFYNSYDPYKVTDADKKKYETYLASLTPDERKLVESGMNFYTLKVKNKGGLPMPVIVKMQFEDGTDSVARFPAEIWRLNDQQVSKVITTKKKVVQWTLDPFREIADIDEESNSFPRQPTQPTRFQLFKGGGFQRGGSNPMREAQQAQPPKAGQQGGAKNE
- a CDS encoding glycoside hydrolase family 88 protein; translation: MKYITIICCSLWVTTAVFAQKLPKKKDLLKAMTSANAYFMNKWSDVGKPIVGKDRTRPSNIWTRGVYYEGLMALYQIDPQKQYLDYAISWGEVHKWGLRNGITTRNGDDQCCGQTYIDLYLMDKKEERIRDIKACMDNLVNSEKKDDWSWVDALQMAMPVFAKLGVIYDDNRYYEKMYDMYLFTKNQHGDKGLYNPAEGLWWRDKDFDPPYKTPAGKNCYWSRGNGWVVAALVRVLDIMPKNAPHREEYQKTYLEMMKALSALQRPDGYWNVSLTDETDFGGKELTGTALFVYGMAWGMRTGLLDKKTYQPVVAKAMNAMLKECVHPNGFLGWVQGTGKEPKDGQPLSYDKQPDYEDFGLGCFLLAGTEVVKL
- a CDS encoding GntR family transcriptional regulator, with protein sequence MNSALISINPSDKVPKYKQIVQSVMRDIERGVLKKGDQLPSISELSIEYLLARDTVEKAYRELRAKGLITSVQGKGYYVQSDSDKKIKILLIFNKLSSYKKIIYYSFLKALGDTAIVDLQVHHYSASRFQEIIEQNLGAYNYYVVMPHFTQDLDKAGYLDTLKSIPKNELVLLDRDIPELTSNPLSIYQRFDKDIFEALENANDLLLKYSKIALVFPSDGNYPVEIVQGVRNFCINYHKKFEVKDTINDEILETKTAYIVVEENDLAELAKKVKQAGYTLGKEIGLISFNETTLKELLGITVVSTDFETMGRTAASLLLNKQRIKVKNPFYMIRRGSL
- a CDS encoding thioredoxin family protein; this translates as MKSVISALLILLTLTTFGQVQNHAKWNVESPKKEVKVGDVVEIKFIAAIDPTWHLYSTEFEVKDGPNPTEFKFKPNDTYQLVGKIKPVGFHNFYEEVWGGNTSVAEGTGSFVQKVKILKANPQIEVAVDYQTCQNDGLCTMGSADFKITDIKVAADAAAATTTQPVAGQPIEQVTATPTKDSNTVAATPTTAPETTSGAVAESSETTTTPEPAEEESLWSFLLACFLGGLASIFMPCIYPIMPMTVSYFTKQEHGTGKALLYGLSIVSIFTLLGFLVSRIGGAQAANFISTHWAPNAIFFVVFILFGLSFLGLFEIVLPSSFVNNVDKQADKGGLIGIFFMALTLVVVSFSCTAPIAGSLLILASKGNEVMRPVLGMIAFSMPFAVVFTGLAMFPKFLKSLPKSGGWLNEFKVVFGLLEFALALKFLSNIDLAYRWNVLDREIFLAIWIVLFTIIGFYVLGKLRMDKDSPVKGVTIPRLLISSSTFAFVVYMLPGMFGAPLRALSGWLPPEQTQDFFLTNAVGGTSTGNTAKLDRSKPHLPHGLEGFFDYEQALAQAKAAGKPVFVDFTGFNCANCRKMEANVWPQPEVLDRLKKEFVIASLYVDDKTELPKEQQFVSTYDKREKTTIGDKNADLQITKFNNNAQPFYCVISPEGELLTKPIGYASTEEFVQFLDSGLSKFKR
- a CDS encoding type II toxin-antitoxin system RelE/ParE family toxin: MSFKIIAVQDFEKELKRLSKKYHSLKYDYLSLIETLEENPLQGTAIGKDCYKIRIPIKSKNKGKSAGARVITYAKIIDETVYLLSIYDKSEQSSISEREIINRLNSINKPQ
- a CDS encoding LptF/LptG family permease is translated as MKLLDRYILKNFLITYVFTVLITLLIICVIDFTEKIDNFRKFNPPASEILFDYYANLIPYYANYLSPLLVFIATVFFTARMAARTEIIAIFSSGVSFLRMLVPYFIGSAMLALFTFYMVGWVIPRANKIRLGFEYKYIEDQYYFNQRNFHIKVAPKLYAYLESYNNASLTGYKFTLERIEGNQLKEKLTSDRIVWEPKKKKWTVYDYRIRKIDGLTETITKGTQIDTTLNLSPKDFENDKNRFEELTLTQLNDYIDLLKLRGADGVETYLLEKYTRFTHPFAFIILTIIGVVVSARKSRRGSGLQIAFGFILAFVYLLFFMLAKGIAESGTIPAIVAVWLPNIIFAAIGFVLYKTLPR